A single Azospirillum sp. TSA2s DNA region contains:
- the hutC gene encoding histidine utilization repressor, which translates to MTDTISTAQPRYAQIKEAIRRRISSGDWPEGFQIPSEHKLLEEFSVSRMTVHRALRDLTDEGLLTRVQGLGTFVAERPPSTDVVELRSIADEIAERGNVHSCRVEQLLAVTADAGLARRFNLPVGARLFHSVVVHSESDVPVQLEERWVNPAVAPDYLEQDFTRQTPGEYLIRLESSPQVEHVIEAVSPTAEIARLLDIPVAEPCLRVTRRTWVQGRVVTVAMLVHPGSRYRLGARFQLPPP; encoded by the coding sequence ATGACCGACACCATCTCCACCGCCCAGCCGCGTTACGCCCAGATCAAAGAGGCCATCCGCCGCCGCATCAGCTCCGGCGACTGGCCGGAAGGCTTCCAGATTCCGTCGGAGCACAAGCTGCTGGAGGAATTCTCGGTCAGCCGCATGACGGTCCACCGCGCGTTGCGCGACCTGACCGACGAGGGGCTGCTGACCCGTGTGCAGGGGCTGGGCACCTTCGTTGCCGAACGGCCCCCCAGCACCGACGTGGTGGAACTGCGCAGCATCGCCGACGAGATCGCCGAGCGCGGCAACGTCCATTCCTGCCGGGTGGAGCAATTGCTCGCAGTTACCGCCGATGCCGGTCTGGCCCGCCGCTTCAACCTGCCGGTCGGAGCGAGGCTGTTCCATTCCGTCGTCGTTCACAGCGAGAGCGACGTGCCGGTGCAACTTGAGGAACGCTGGGTCAATCCGGCGGTGGCGCCCGACTATCTGGAGCAGGACTTCACCCGCCAGACGCCGGGCGAGTACCTGATCCGGCTGGAGTCCTCGCCGCAGGTGGAACACGTCATCGAAGCGGTGTCGCCGACGGCGGAGATCGCCCGGCTGCTCGACATTCCCGTCGCAGAGCCCTGCCTGCGCGTGACCCGCCGGACGTGGGTCCAGGGACGGGTGGTGACGGTGGCGATGCTCGTCCATCCCGGCAGCCGTTACCGGCTGGGGGCTAGGTTTCAGTTGCCGCCGCCTTGA
- a CDS encoding plasmid replication protein, translated as MTKMAPTSAAQLILFELEDRSQSHLIALYDLAPRFVFVSRDNDKEKAAKDKGELVTKDNFIKSVRREFAFRGRNYRLTVQPARIDRLSTAKKDDRAPGTGPDLVEVEIFPSEREQVVEQVVRRLAMDRSRLSLTGENRDKVQMRFSLYEIQRELRAVNHTLSIQDIRESLTILARSRIIISTGGSAEPGKKSRGQNLLESTAFPVLAIRSRPDLVDEDGGVEETYLEFNPLVSAAIRDLEFKPVSYAWLMKLKSPVSRWLYNRLSIEYDTADDEAKPISISADEIIKNSGMNEWSRRRDTLRVVTSAVDALVEEGILDVADKEYTKVGKRIDAIDYVLTPSQKFLDQVRRGRRVQTTNIDLLKQIVGNAMRLDGFVPLKAGEAAEVRNKRTKRLADPAKPAQAALPLPKK; from the coding sequence ATGACCAAGATGGCCCCGACCAGCGCCGCGCAACTCATCCTGTTCGAGCTGGAAGACCGTTCGCAATCGCACCTGATCGCGCTCTACGATCTGGCGCCGCGCTTCGTCTTCGTTTCCCGCGACAACGACAAGGAAAAGGCCGCCAAGGACAAGGGCGAGCTGGTCACCAAGGACAACTTCATCAAGTCGGTGCGGCGCGAGTTCGCCTTCCGCGGTCGCAACTATCGCCTGACCGTCCAGCCCGCCCGTATCGACCGGCTCAGCACCGCGAAGAAGGACGACCGCGCCCCCGGCACCGGCCCGGATCTGGTCGAAGTCGAGATCTTCCCGTCGGAACGCGAACAGGTGGTGGAGCAGGTCGTCCGCCGCCTCGCCATGGACCGCTCGCGCTTGTCGCTGACCGGCGAGAACCGCGACAAGGTGCAGATGCGCTTCAGCCTCTACGAGATTCAGCGCGAGTTGCGGGCGGTCAACCACACCCTGTCGATCCAGGACATCCGCGAATCGCTGACCATCCTTGCCCGCTCGCGCATCATCATCTCCACCGGCGGCAGCGCCGAGCCGGGGAAGAAGAGCCGCGGGCAGAACCTGCTGGAATCGACCGCCTTCCCGGTGCTGGCGATCCGCTCGCGCCCGGATCTGGTCGACGAGGATGGCGGGGTCGAAGAGACCTATCTGGAATTCAACCCGCTGGTCTCCGCCGCCATCCGCGATCTGGAGTTCAAGCCGGTCTCCTACGCCTGGCTGATGAAGCTGAAGTCGCCGGTGTCGCGCTGGCTCTACAACCGCCTGTCGATCGAATACGACACCGCTGACGACGAGGCGAAGCCGATCTCGATCAGCGCTGACGAGATCATCAAGAACAGCGGCATGAACGAGTGGTCGCGCCGCCGCGACACGCTGCGGGTGGTGACCTCCGCCGTCGACGCGCTGGTGGAGGAGGGGATCCTCGACGTCGCTGACAAGGAATACACCAAGGTCGGCAAGCGCATCGACGCCATCGACTATGTGCTGACCCCGTCGCAGAAATTCCTCGATCAGGTTCGCCGCGGCCGCCGGGTGCAGACCACCAACATCGACCTGCTCAAGCAGATCGTCGGCAACGCCATGCGCCTCGACGGTTTCGTGCCGCTGAAGGCGGGGGAGGCGGCGGAGGTCCGCAACAAGCGAACCAAGCGGCTCGCCGATCCGGCCAAGCCGGCGCAGGCCGCCTTGCCGCTGCCGAAGAAATAG
- a CDS encoding ParA family protein, which yields MSNDTGHVPVKRLLVNGPKGGIGKTTLSRNIAVAAALDGCAVATLDLDPQRSLTKWFAKRPDGMASITHFEAGMTPVDIRAALDGIAGFDLLVIDTPPSIEDHPEEFKLLALSSDLIVVPTGQSDDDLDSVRPWMRFVRRYGKNAAFVMNRVKPRTRGFTEAQRKLLGDGRICPVEVPDYEDIQFTAGRGLGLLELKGGKGAEHVAGVWAFVRHELELAQ from the coding sequence ATGAGCAACGACACGGGACACGTGCCGGTGAAGCGCTTGCTGGTCAATGGCCCGAAGGGCGGGATCGGCAAGACAACGCTCAGCCGCAACATCGCGGTGGCGGCGGCGCTCGATGGCTGCGCGGTGGCGACGCTGGACCTCGATCCGCAGCGCAGCCTGACCAAGTGGTTCGCCAAGCGTCCGGACGGCATGGCCTCCATCACCCATTTCGAGGCGGGCATGACGCCGGTCGACATCCGGGCGGCGCTGGACGGCATCGCGGGCTTCGATCTTCTGGTGATCGACACGCCGCCGTCGATCGAGGACCATCCTGAGGAATTCAAGCTGCTGGCGCTGTCGTCCGACCTGATCGTGGTGCCGACCGGGCAGAGCGACGACGACCTGGACTCCGTCCGGCCCTGGATGCGCTTCGTCCGCCGCTACGGCAAGAACGCCGCCTTCGTCATGAACCGCGTCAAGCCGCGCACCCGCGGCTTCACCGAGGCGCAGCGCAAGCTGCTGGGCGACGGCCGGATCTGCCCGGTCGAGGTGCCGGATTACGAGGACATCCAGTTCACCGCCGGCCGCGGTCTCGGCCTGCTGGAGCTGAAGGGGGGCAAGGGGGCCGAGCATGTCGCCGGCGTCTGGGCCTTCGTCCGCCACGAACTGGAGCTGGCGCAATGA
- the hutG gene encoding N-formylglutamate deformylase, protein MTDTIYDLVQGDGPLVISMPHCGTELSPGLAERLTEEALTLRDTDWHIPRLYGFASGLGATLLSARYSRYVVDLNRASTGESLYPGQATTGLCPDVLFDGTPLYRDGQTPDEAEVAQRVEGYWRPYHDALAAELERVKARHGFALLYDAHSIRSHVPRLFDGRLPDLNLGTARGTSVDPQLAARVVAAMESASAAEGLTCVTNGRFVGGHITRAYGQPANGVHAIQMELAQDRYMDEEAPPFAYRPDRAEKLQRVLTALLEAFAGWRPARG, encoded by the coding sequence ATGACGGATACGATCTACGATCTGGTGCAAGGCGACGGGCCGCTGGTCATCAGCATGCCCCATTGCGGCACCGAGCTGTCCCCCGGTCTGGCCGAGCGGCTGACGGAGGAGGCGCTGACCCTGCGCGACACCGACTGGCACATCCCGCGCCTGTACGGCTTCGCGAGCGGCTTGGGCGCGACGCTGCTCAGCGCCCGCTATTCCCGCTATGTCGTCGATCTCAACCGGGCCTCGACCGGCGAGAGCCTCTATCCCGGACAGGCGACCACCGGCCTGTGCCCGGATGTGCTGTTCGACGGCACACCGCTCTACCGCGACGGCCAGACCCCCGACGAGGCCGAGGTGGCGCAGCGGGTCGAAGGCTATTGGCGGCCCTACCACGATGCGCTGGCGGCGGAACTGGAGCGGGTGAAGGCGCGGCATGGCTTCGCCCTGCTCTATGACGCCCACTCCATCCGCAGCCATGTGCCGCGCCTGTTCGACGGGCGGCTGCCCGACCTGAATCTGGGAACGGCGCGCGGCACCAGCGTCGATCCGCAGTTGGCCGCCCGCGTCGTCGCGGCGATGGAAAGTGCTTCGGCGGCGGAGGGGCTGACCTGCGTCACCAATGGGCGGTTCGTCGGCGGCCACATCACCCGCGCCTACGGTCAGCCGGCCAACGGCGTCCACGCCATCCAGATGGAACTGGCGCAGGACCGTTACATGGACGAGGAGGCGCCGCCCTTCGCCTACCGCCCCGACCGGGCTGAAAAGCTGCAGCGGGTGCTGACGGCGTTGCTGGAAGCCTTCGCCGGCTGGCGGCCGGCGCGGGGCTGA
- a CDS encoding formimidoylglutamate deiminase: protein MSNLFFASALLPDGWAEDVLVTTDERGRIVSAMPGAACPADAERFAGAAIAGIANLHSHAHQRAIAGMGESSGEGSDSFWSWREVMYRALDRMDPEDFEAVAAQLYVETLKAGFTAIAEFHYLHHDRDGSAYADPAEMSHRAIAAARTAGLPITLLPVLYNASGFGGTPPTAGQRRFIHDGAGFDRLTTALRSTYGESSDVKLGIAPHSLRAVPDGLLAETVAANPQGPIHIHIAEQRREVEDCVAFRSRRPVEHLLDTQPVDGRWCLIHATHLTAAEVAGVAASGAVAGLCLTTEANLGDGFFAADSYMAQGGRWGIGSDSHISVSPVEELRWLEYGARLTSERRTVLAGGPRRSTARRLVEDAQAGGAQATGFEAGRIAAGLRADIVVLDTDHPLLAARKGDALLDGWIFAGNAPLVRDVVIAGRAVVRDRRHPQEEEIADRFKKTLGRLLG, encoded by the coding sequence ATGAGCAACCTGTTTTTTGCCTCGGCGCTGCTGCCGGACGGCTGGGCGGAGGATGTGCTGGTCACGACGGACGAGCGCGGCCGGATCGTCTCGGCAATGCCCGGCGCCGCCTGCCCGGCCGATGCGGAGCGCTTCGCCGGGGCGGCGATCGCCGGCATCGCCAACCTGCATTCCCACGCCCACCAACGTGCCATCGCCGGGATGGGCGAATCCTCCGGCGAGGGCTCCGACAGCTTCTGGAGCTGGCGTGAGGTGATGTACCGCGCGCTCGACCGCATGGATCCGGAGGATTTCGAGGCGGTCGCCGCCCAGCTCTATGTGGAGACGCTGAAGGCCGGCTTCACCGCCATCGCCGAATTCCATTACCTGCACCATGACCGCGACGGCAGCGCCTACGCCGACCCGGCGGAAATGAGCCACCGCGCCATCGCCGCCGCGCGGACCGCCGGGCTGCCGATCACGCTGCTGCCGGTGCTCTACAACGCGTCCGGCTTCGGCGGCACGCCCCCGACAGCCGGACAACGCCGCTTCATCCATGACGGGGCAGGGTTCGACCGGCTGACCACGGCCCTGCGCAGCACCTATGGCGAATCCTCCGACGTGAAACTCGGCATCGCCCCGCATTCGCTGCGCGCCGTGCCGGACGGGTTGCTGGCCGAGACCGTCGCCGCCAACCCGCAAGGCCCGATCCACATCCACATCGCCGAGCAGCGCCGGGAGGTCGAGGACTGCGTCGCCTTCCGCAGCCGCCGCCCGGTGGAGCATCTGCTCGACACCCAGCCGGTCGATGGCCGCTGGTGCCTGATCCACGCCACCCACCTGACCGCAGCGGAGGTGGCGGGCGTCGCCGCCAGCGGTGCGGTCGCCGGGCTTTGCCTGACCACCGAGGCCAATCTCGGCGACGGCTTCTTCGCCGCCGACTCCTACATGGCGCAGGGCGGCCGCTGGGGCATCGGCTCTGACAGCCACATCTCCGTCAGCCCAGTGGAGGAACTGCGCTGGCTGGAATACGGCGCGCGGCTGACCAGCGAACGGCGCACCGTGCTGGCCGGCGGCCCCCGCCGCTCCACCGCCCGCAGGCTGGTGGAGGACGCCCAGGCCGGCGGGGCGCAGGCGACCGGGTTCGAGGCCGGGCGCATCGCCGCCGGGCTGCGCGCCGATATCGTCGTGCTCGACACCGACCACCCGCTGCTGGCGGCGCGTAAGGGCGACGCGCTGCTGGATGGCTGGATTTTCGCCGGCAACGCTCCCCTGGTGCGGGACGTGGTGATCGCCGGACGCGCCGTCGTCCGCGACCGCCGCCACCCGCAGGAGGAGGAGATCGCCGACCGCTTCAAAAAGACACTTGGGAGACTTCTGGGATGA
- the hutI gene encoding imidazolonepropionase, translating to MPTSAPWDSLWIDLSVATMDGSDGYGAIADAAVGIKDGRIAFVGRRADLTDAPDALATEVHSGQGGWMTPGLIDCHTHLVYGGNRAREFEMRLNGATYEEIARAGGGILSTVTATRAATEDQLLAATLPRLDSLLAEGVTTVEVKSGYGLDTETETRMLCVARRLAQVRPVEVRTTYLGAHALPPEFKGNADGYIDRICTETLPAIAEAGLADAVDAFCEGIGFSVAQTRRVFETAKRLGLPVKLHAEQLSNLGGARLVAEFGGLSADHIEHLDEDGVAAMAQAGTVAVLLPGAFYALRETKLPPIDLLRRHGVPMALSTDNNPGTSPVTSLLLMLSMGCTFFRLTPAEALAGITRHAAKALGLSDRGVIAPGKRADLAVWRIEHPAELAYAIGLNPCIAVVNGGVVRSPRMEAA from the coding sequence ATGCCGACCAGTGCGCCGTGGGATTCCCTGTGGATTGATCTGTCCGTTGCCACCATGGACGGCAGTGACGGCTACGGCGCCATCGCCGACGCCGCGGTTGGCATCAAGGATGGCCGTATCGCCTTCGTCGGCCGCCGCGCCGATCTCACCGACGCACCGGACGCGTTGGCGACCGAGGTGCATTCGGGGCAGGGCGGCTGGATGACCCCCGGCCTGATCGATTGCCACACCCACCTCGTCTATGGCGGCAACCGCGCCCGCGAGTTCGAGATGCGGCTGAACGGCGCCACCTATGAGGAGATCGCGCGGGCGGGCGGCGGCATCCTGTCCACCGTCACCGCCACCCGTGCCGCGACGGAGGACCAGCTTCTGGCCGCCACCCTGCCGCGGCTGGACAGCCTGCTGGCCGAAGGCGTGACGACGGTGGAGGTGAAGTCCGGCTATGGCCTCGACACCGAAACCGAAACCCGCATGCTGTGCGTCGCCCGCCGGCTGGCCCAGGTCCGCCCGGTGGAGGTCCGTACCACCTACCTCGGCGCCCATGCCCTGCCGCCGGAGTTCAAGGGGAATGCCGACGGCTACATCGACCGCATCTGCACCGAGACCCTGCCGGCCATCGCCGAAGCGGGCCTTGCCGATGCGGTGGACGCCTTCTGCGAGGGGATCGGCTTCTCCGTCGCCCAGACCCGCCGGGTGTTCGAGACGGCGAAGCGGCTCGGCCTGCCGGTGAAGCTGCATGCCGAACAGCTGAGCAACCTCGGCGGCGCCCGGCTGGTGGCGGAGTTCGGCGGGCTGTCCGCCGACCATATCGAGCATCTGGACGAGGACGGAGTCGCCGCCATGGCGCAGGCCGGCACGGTGGCGGTGCTGCTGCCCGGAGCCTTCTATGCCCTGCGCGAGACCAAGCTGCCGCCGATCGACCTGCTGCGCCGCCATGGCGTGCCGATGGCGCTGTCCACCGACAACAACCCCGGCACCTCTCCGGTCACCTCGCTTCTGCTGATGCTGTCGATGGGCTGCACCTTCTTCCGCCTGACCCCGGCGGAGGCGCTGGCCGGTATCACCCGCCATGCGGCGAAGGCGCTGGGGCTGAGTGACCGCGGCGTGATCGCGCCGGGCAAGCGCGCCGATCTGGCGGTGTGGCGCATCGAGCATCCGGCGGAACTGGCCTACGCCATCGGCCTCAACCCCTGCATTGCGGTGGTGAATGGCGGCGTGGTCCGCAGCCCCCGCATGGAGGCCGCATGA
- a CDS encoding helix-turn-helix domain-containing protein: protein MTENSTNPNRWGRIPAWWLDHPDLDADGLAVLAALSTYADEAGVCWPSQATLADKLKRSRPTVNRILGRLEALGLVGIEHRRSANGGRLSCRYRLALIAANAPEEKATDGAGVDSPADSAADSPCSAASHEQPEPEQIPDTLHRRADEGKASVAGAVPQDWTPPTTDREWAVSRFPDLDVDGHAERFVQQCRAHGYRYRDPAAAWRSWLLQDAGRMAPQPAATVRGSANRGARTASRTTPPTAAANAEQRLSAWASVAARLNAGQSATPANPWGIA, encoded by the coding sequence ATGACCGAGAACAGCACGAACCCCAACCGCTGGGGCCGGATCCCAGCCTGGTGGCTCGACCACCCCGACCTCGACGCCGACGGCCTCGCCGTGTTGGCGGCCCTCAGCACCTACGCCGACGAGGCGGGGGTGTGCTGGCCGTCGCAGGCGACGCTGGCGGACAAGCTGAAACGCAGCCGGCCGACCGTCAACCGGATCCTGGGCCGGCTGGAGGCGCTCGGGCTGGTCGGCATCGAACACCGCCGCTCGGCCAATGGCGGCAGGCTGAGCTGCCGCTATCGGCTGGCACTGATCGCCGCGAACGCGCCGGAAGAGAAGGCCACTGATGGTGCAGGGGTGGACAGCCCCGCTGACTCAGCGGCGGACTCCCCCTGTTCAGCGGCGAGTCATGAACAGCCTGAACCAGAACAGATTCCAGACACGCTCCACCGGCGTGCGGACGAGGGGAAGGCATCGGTGGCCGGGGCGGTTCCGCAGGACTGGACGCCGCCGACCACAGACCGCGAGTGGGCTGTAAGTCGCTTCCCCGACCTCGACGTCGATGGACATGCGGAGCGCTTCGTCCAGCAATGCCGGGCCCATGGTTACCGCTACCGCGATCCGGCGGCGGCGTGGCGGTCCTGGCTGTTGCAGGACGCCGGGCGTATGGCGCCACAGCCCGCGGCAACGGTCCGCGGATCGGCCAACCGTGGTGCCCGCACCGCTTCCCGCACAACACCACCCACTGCCGCTGCTAATGCGGAACAGCGCCTGTCGGCCTGGGCCAGCGTTGCAGCGCGCCTGAACGCCGGACAATCGGCCACGCCCGCCAATCCCTGGGGGATCGCATGA
- the hutU gene encoding urocanate hydratase: MSSRLDNQRVIRAPHGPELSCKSWLAEAPMRMLMNNLDPDVAERPQELVVYGGIGRAARDWESFDRIVSALKTLNDDETLLVQSGKPVGVFRTHADAPRVLIANSNLVPRWATWEHFNELDRKGLAMYGQMTAGSWIYIGSQGIVQGTYETFVEAGRQHYNGDLKGKWILTGGLGGMGGAQPLAATMAGACMLAVECRPSSIEMRIRTGYLDRHTADLDEALAWINEACAKGEAISVGLLGNAADVFPELARRAGTDIKARPHIVTDQTSAHDPVNGYLPQGWTLEEWESARESQPAAVAAAARKSMRVQVEAMLAFHAMGIPTVDYGNNIRQMAKEEGLENAFDFPGFVPAYIRPLFCRGIGPFRWAALSGDPEDIRKTDAKVKELIPDDPHLHNWLDMAAKRIQFQGLPARICWVGLGQRHRLGLAFNEMVKSGELKAPIVIGRDHLDSGSVASPNRETEAMKDGTDAVSDWPLLNALLNTASGATWVSLHHGGGVGMGFSQHSGMVIVCDGSDAAAKRIERVLWNDPATGVMRHADAGYDIAIECAKEQGLNLPFLK; this comes from the coding sequence ATGTCATCCCGCCTCGACAACCAGCGCGTCATCCGTGCCCCGCACGGCCCCGAACTGAGCTGCAAGAGCTGGCTCGCCGAGGCGCCGATGCGCATGCTGATGAACAACCTCGACCCCGACGTCGCCGAACGGCCGCAGGAGCTGGTCGTCTATGGCGGTATCGGCCGCGCCGCCCGCGATTGGGAAAGCTTCGACCGCATCGTCTCGGCGCTGAAGACGCTGAACGACGACGAGACGCTGCTGGTCCAGTCGGGCAAGCCGGTCGGCGTCTTCCGCACCCATGCCGACGCGCCGCGCGTGCTGATCGCCAACTCCAACCTCGTGCCGCGCTGGGCGACCTGGGAGCATTTCAACGAGCTGGACCGCAAGGGTCTGGCGATGTACGGCCAGATGACCGCCGGCAGCTGGATCTACATCGGCAGCCAGGGAATCGTGCAGGGCACCTACGAGACCTTCGTCGAGGCCGGACGCCAGCATTACAACGGCGACCTGAAGGGCAAGTGGATTCTGACCGGCGGCCTCGGCGGCATGGGCGGGGCGCAGCCGCTGGCCGCCACCATGGCCGGCGCCTGCATGCTGGCGGTCGAATGCCGCCCCAGCAGCATCGAGATGCGCATTCGCACCGGCTATCTCGATCGCCACACCGCCGACCTGGACGAGGCGCTGGCCTGGATCAATGAGGCCTGCGCCAAGGGCGAGGCGATCTCCGTCGGTCTGCTCGGCAACGCAGCCGATGTGTTCCCGGAATTGGCGCGCCGCGCCGGCACCGACATCAAGGCCCGGCCGCACATCGTCACCGACCAGACCTCCGCCCATGACCCGGTGAACGGCTATCTGCCGCAGGGCTGGACGCTGGAGGAGTGGGAGAGCGCCCGCGAAAGCCAGCCGGCCGCGGTGGCCGCCGCCGCCCGCAAGTCGATGCGGGTGCAGGTGGAGGCCATGCTGGCCTTCCACGCCATGGGCATCCCGACCGTCGATTACGGCAACAACATCCGGCAGATGGCGAAGGAGGAGGGGCTGGAGAACGCCTTCGACTTCCCCGGCTTCGTCCCCGCCTATATCCGCCCGCTGTTCTGCCGCGGCATCGGCCCCTTCCGCTGGGCGGCGCTGTCGGGCGATCCGGAGGACATCCGCAAGACCGACGCCAAGGTGAAGGAGCTGATCCCTGACGATCCGCACCTGCACAACTGGCTCGACATGGCGGCCAAGCGCATCCAGTTCCAGGGCCTGCCGGCGCGCATCTGCTGGGTTGGCCTGGGGCAGCGCCACCGCCTGGGCCTCGCCTTCAACGAGATGGTGAAGTCGGGCGAGCTGAAGGCCCCCATCGTCATCGGCCGCGACCATCTCGACAGCGGCTCGGTCGCCAGCCCGAACCGCGAGACCGAGGCGATGAAGGACGGCACCGACGCCGTGTCGGACTGGCCGCTGCTGAACGCGCTGCTGAACACCGCCAGCGGGGCGACCTGGGTCAGCCTGCACCATGGCGGCGGCGTCGGTATGGGCTTTTCGCAGCACTCGGGCATGGTCATCGTCTGCGACGGCAGCGACGCGGCGGCCAAGCGGATCGAGCGCGTGCTGTGGAACGACCCCGCCACCGGCGTGATGCGCCACGCCGACGCCGGCTATGACATCGCCATCGAGTGCGCGAAGGAGCAGGGGCTGAACCTGCCGTTCCTGAAGTAA
- a CDS encoding phosphatase PAP2 family protein — MNDIIEQSGEQSGIENPGGGIGYGGNPVPAILQPTLTAVDALDAQVHDIVTCDPGPVSHALATAGHYAIKRHVLIPGFAIAGIVGLLTGRPDLRRAGSIGVAGLVVTATASRSIKRYVKRRRPDECAPRRKPGWRISARSLPSGHAASAFAAATALATVSRSPAQSLMIYGTAAALAGGRVVRHRHWASDVLAGALLGTAVTLLARRLLAR; from the coding sequence TTGAACGACATCATCGAACAGAGCGGGGAACAGAGCGGCATCGAGAATCCGGGCGGCGGCATCGGTTACGGCGGAAACCCGGTTCCCGCCATCCTTCAGCCCACCCTGACCGCCGTCGATGCGCTGGACGCCCAGGTCCACGACATCGTCACCTGCGATCCGGGCCCGGTCAGCCATGCGCTGGCGACCGCGGGCCATTACGCCATAAAGCGGCATGTGCTGATCCCCGGCTTCGCCATCGCCGGCATCGTCGGGCTGTTGACCGGTCGGCCGGATCTCCGCCGCGCCGGCAGCATCGGCGTGGCCGGTCTGGTGGTGACGGCGACCGCCAGCCGCTCGATCAAGCGCTATGTGAAGCGTCGTCGCCCGGATGAATGCGCCCCGCGCCGCAAACCGGGATGGCGCATCAGTGCGCGGTCGCTGCCGTCGGGACATGCGGCGAGCGCCTTCGCCGCGGCGACGGCGCTCGCCACCGTCAGCCGGTCGCCGGCGCAAAGCCTGATGATCTATGGAACGGCGGCGGCGCTCGCCGGCGGACGGGTGGTCCGGCACCGGCATTGGGCGTCCGACGTGCTGGCCGGCGCCCTGCTGGGAACGGCGGTGACGCTGCTGGCGCGGCGCCTTCTGGCGCGCTGA
- the hutH gene encoding histidine ammonia-lyase: MSETITLVPGALSLDTLRSIYRGRPPLTLDPAAYPRMERSRALIDKIAGGDEAVYGVNTGFGKLAHTHIAAADLETLQRNLILSHATGVGAPLADGVVRLILVIKAVSLAVGASGVRPALVDALLKLYEADVLPVVPGKGSVGASGDLAPLAHLCGVLLGIGHVRVKGEILPAEEGLRIAGLPVFDLKAKEGLALINGTQVSTGLALAGLFEIERTFKAALVAGALSVEAVKGSHRPFDARISALRGQPGQIAVAAAFREVLAGSELNASHQGPDCHRVQDPYSLRCQPQVMGAVLDQMRQAARTLVIEANGVTDNPLVLVDTDEVLSGGNFHAEPVAMAADQLAIAASEIGALAERRIAMLIDTTISGLPPFLVAEPGLNSGFMIAHVTAAALASENKSLAHPASVDSLPTSANQEDHVSMATFAARRLGDIAGNVADIVGIELLAAIQGLEFHRPLKTADRLEQAIATIRAEVPRYEVDRYFAPDLAAIGALVRDGSLDHLMPVELETA, translated from the coding sequence ATGAGCGAGACCATCACCCTGGTTCCGGGCGCGCTGTCGCTCGACACGCTGCGCAGCATCTACCGCGGCCGTCCGCCCCTGACGCTCGACCCGGCGGCCTATCCGCGGATGGAGCGCTCCCGCGCCCTGATCGACAAGATTGCCGGCGGCGACGAGGCGGTCTATGGCGTCAACACCGGCTTCGGCAAGCTGGCGCACACCCACATCGCCGCGGCGGATCTGGAAACGCTCCAGCGCAACCTGATCCTGTCGCATGCCACCGGCGTCGGCGCTCCGCTGGCCGACGGCGTGGTGCGGCTGATCCTGGTCATCAAGGCGGTCAGCCTCGCCGTCGGCGCCTCGGGCGTACGGCCGGCGCTGGTCGATGCGCTGCTGAAGCTGTATGAGGCCGACGTGCTGCCGGTGGTGCCGGGCAAGGGCTCCGTCGGCGCCTCGGGCGATCTGGCGCCGCTGGCCCATCTGTGCGGCGTGCTGCTCGGCATCGGCCATGTCCGGGTGAAGGGCGAGATCCTGCCGGCGGAAGAGGGACTGCGCATCGCCGGCCTGCCGGTCTTCGACCTGAAAGCCAAGGAAGGGCTGGCGCTGATCAACGGCACCCAGGTATCGACCGGTCTGGCGCTCGCCGGCCTGTTCGAGATCGAGCGCACCTTCAAGGCGGCGCTGGTCGCGGGTGCCCTGTCGGTCGAGGCGGTCAAGGGCAGCCACCGTCCGTTCGATGCCCGCATCAGCGCGCTGCGCGGCCAGCCCGGCCAGATCGCCGTCGCCGCCGCCTTCCGCGAGGTGCTGGCCGGCAGCGAGCTGAACGCCAGCCATCAGGGACCCGACTGCCACCGGGTGCAGGATCCCTACAGCCTGCGCTGCCAGCCGCAGGTGATGGGCGCGGTGCTGGACCAGATGCGGCAGGCGGCACGGACGCTGGTGATCGAGGCGAACGGCGTCACCGACAACCCGCTGGTGCTGGTCGACACCGACGAGGTGCTGTCCGGCGGTAACTTCCATGCGGAGCCGGTGGCGATGGCCGCCGACCAGCTCGCCATCGCCGCGTCGGAGATCGGCGCGCTCGCCGAACGCCGCATCGCCATGCTGATCGACACCACCATCAGCGGCCTGCCGCCCTTCCTGGTCGCCGAACCGGGCCTGAATTCCGGCTTCATGATCGCCCATGTCACCGCCGCCGCCCTGGCGTCGGAGAACAAGTCGCTCGCCCACCCCGCCAGCGTCGACAGCCTGCCGACCTCCGCCAACCAGGAGGACCATGTCAGCATGGCGACCTTCGCGGCGCGGCGTCTCGGCGACATCGCCGGCAACGTCGCCGACATCGTCGGTATAGAGCTTTTGGCCGCGATTCAGGGGCTGGAGTTCCATCGTCCGCTGAAGACCGCCGACCGGCTGGAGCAGGCCATCGCCACCATCCGCGCCGAGGTGCCGCGCTACGAGGTCGACCGCTACTTCGCCCCGGATCTGGCCGCCATCGGTGCCCTGGTGCGCGACGGGTCGCTTGACCATCTGATGCCGGTGGAACTGGAGACCGCATGA